A single Bacillus sp. OxB-1 DNA region contains:
- the trhO gene encoding oxygen-dependent tRNA uridine(34) hydroxylase TrhO — protein sequence MEKGTYRVLLYYKYVPIEDPETFAAEHLAACKEIGLKGRILVGAEGINGTCSGTIAQTDTYMELLRSDSRFQDIVFKIDEADGHAFKKMHVRPRKEIVNLSLDEDINPNELTGKRLSPEEWFKQMQAEDTVIIDARNDYEYDLGHFRGAVRPDIENFRDLPQWIRDNKEQFEGKKILTYCTGGIRCEKFSGWLVREGFEDVGQLHGGIVTYGKDPVAKGQLWDGQCYVFDERIAVPVNQVEHVVVGRDHFDGTPCERYVNCANPECNAKILCSEENEHLYMRSCSDECRKHPRNRYFIEQNMTVEEYDQRLKEIKKHRNDVHAN from the coding sequence ATGGAAAAAGGCACATACCGGGTTCTTCTGTATTATAAGTACGTACCGATCGAAGACCCTGAAACGTTTGCTGCGGAGCATTTGGCAGCATGCAAGGAAATCGGCTTGAAAGGGCGCATTCTCGTTGGAGCGGAAGGGATCAACGGTACTTGTTCAGGTACTATCGCCCAGACGGATACTTATATGGAACTATTGAGAAGCGATAGCCGCTTCCAAGACATCGTTTTTAAAATTGACGAAGCGGATGGACACGCGTTCAAGAAAATGCACGTACGGCCGCGCAAAGAAATCGTCAACTTGAGTTTGGACGAGGATATCAATCCAAATGAATTGACGGGTAAACGGTTAAGCCCTGAAGAGTGGTTCAAACAGATGCAGGCGGAAGATACGGTCATCATCGATGCACGGAACGATTATGAATATGACTTAGGTCACTTCCGCGGGGCAGTCCGTCCGGATATCGAGAACTTCCGCGATCTCCCGCAATGGATTCGCGATAACAAGGAGCAATTCGAAGGGAAGAAAATCTTGACGTACTGCACGGGCGGGATCCGTTGCGAGAAATTCTCCGGCTGGCTCGTCCGGGAAGGGTTCGAGGATGTTGGCCAATTGCATGGCGGCATCGTAACGTACGGCAAAGATCCTGTCGCCAAAGGACAGCTTTGGGATGGACAATGTTATGTATTTGACGAGCGGATTGCAGTTCCGGTCAACCAGGTGGAGCATGTTGTCGTAGGACGCGACCATTTCGACGGCACGCCATGCGAACGTTATGTAAACTGTGCGAACCCTGAATGTAATGCCAAAATCCTCTGTTCCGAGGAGAACGAGCACCTCTATATGCGCAGCTGCTCGGATGAATGCCGGAAGCATCCAAGAAACCGTTACTTTATCGAACAGAACATGACGGTTGAGGAATACGATCAACGGTTGAAAGAAATTAAAAAACATCGAAATGATGTGCACGCAAACTAA
- a CDS encoding NAD(P)/FAD-dependent oxidoreductase — MSEEIVDITIIGGGPTGLFASFYAGMRQMSVKILDSLPQLGGQLVELYPDKYIYDVGGFPKVLAKDFVANLVEQAQYSKPEILLQETAISATRAEDHFVLKTDKGEHRTRTILLTAGIGAFQPRKIGLAEEENFAGKSLHYSIKDLAFFKDRQVLVCGGGDSAVDWALMLEDVASKVTLVHRRERFTAHETSVNQLMESNVTVMTSRTVKQINGADGQVENVLLVEKDGTEQLLPVDQVIVNYGNVSSLGPLKEWGLEMDRTSVLVNSRMETNIEGIYAAGDITNYDGKVKLIAVGLGEAPIAINHAKAYIDPKAKLQPLHSTSVFKD; from the coding sequence ATGAGCGAAGAAATCGTTGATATTACTATCATTGGAGGGGGACCCACCGGGTTGTTCGCTTCCTTTTACGCGGGGATGCGACAAATGTCGGTGAAAATCCTTGATAGCCTGCCGCAATTGGGCGGGCAGCTGGTCGAATTATACCCCGATAAATATATATATGACGTTGGTGGATTCCCCAAAGTCCTCGCCAAAGATTTCGTTGCAAATCTGGTGGAACAAGCCCAATACTCCAAGCCGGAAATTTTGTTGCAAGAGACTGCGATTTCGGCAACTCGGGCAGAGGATCACTTTGTTCTGAAAACGGATAAAGGAGAGCATCGGACGAGGACCATTTTATTGACTGCAGGTATTGGGGCATTTCAGCCGCGAAAGATAGGTCTGGCCGAAGAGGAGAACTTTGCCGGAAAGAGCCTCCATTACAGCATCAAGGATTTGGCGTTCTTCAAAGACCGGCAAGTCCTCGTTTGCGGAGGAGGTGATTCTGCGGTGGACTGGGCGCTGATGTTAGAGGACGTTGCTTCAAAAGTGACACTCGTCCATCGCCGGGAACGCTTTACTGCTCATGAAACAAGTGTTAATCAATTGATGGAATCGAACGTGACGGTCATGACTTCCCGAACGGTGAAGCAAATCAATGGGGCGGATGGACAAGTTGAAAATGTGCTTTTAGTCGAAAAAGACGGTACAGAACAACTTCTGCCTGTCGATCAAGTCATCGTCAACTATGGGAATGTCTCCTCACTCGGGCCGTTGAAGGAATGGGGCTTGGAGATGGACCGGACATCCGTCTTGGTGAACTCCCGTATGGAGACGAATATCGAAGGGATCTATGCAGCAGGGGATATAACGAACTACGATGGCAAGGTGAAGCTGATTGCCGTAGGACTTGGCGAAGCGCCAATCGCCATCAACCACGCCAAAGCCTATATAGATCCGAAAGCGAAACTTCAACCACTTCATAGTACAAGCGTCTTCAAAGACTAA
- a CDS encoding DUF6509 family protein, producing MQIDEYLVEKLVDPTGILTGDRYEFRLYLTLDEDDELYTEEGAGLRVLYKEDGDDKAVVSYHFFDRSTEEVLDFELEEEELELVLEFCKTHLE from the coding sequence ATGCAAATAGATGAATACTTGGTAGAGAAACTGGTCGATCCCACTGGAATTCTGACGGGCGATCGGTATGAATTCCGCCTATATTTAACATTGGACGAGGACGATGAGTTATACACGGAAGAAGGAGCGGGCCTGCGTGTCCTCTACAAGGAAGATGGCGATGACAAAGCAGTTGTATCCTATCATTTCTTTGACCGTTCCACAGAAGAAGTGCTCGATTTTGAATTGGAAGAGGAAGAATTGGAGCTGGTCCTCGAATTTTGCAAGACCCATTTGGAATAA
- the mtaB gene encoding tRNA (N(6)-L-threonylcarbamoyladenosine(37)-C(2))-methylthiotransferase MtaB, whose translation MSYERPKTVAMSTLGCKVNHYETEAIWQLFKEAGYERVDFDKNADVYVINTCTVTNTGDKKSRQVIRRAIRKNPDGVICVTGCYAQTSPAEIMAIPGVDIVVGTQDRVKLLGLIDEYRNERQPINAVRNIMKNRVYEELDVPAFTDRTRASLKIQEGCNNFCTFCIIPWARGLMRSRDPQEVIRQAQQLVDAGYLEIVLTGIHTGGYGEDLKDYNLARLLRDLESEVKGLKRLRISSIEASQLTDEVIQVLKESKIVVRHLHIPIQSGSNTVLKRMRRKYTMEFFAERLDRLREALPQLAITSDVIVGFPGETEEEFMDTYNFIRDHRFSELHVFPYSKRTGTPAARMEDQVDEEVKNERVHRLLELNDQLAKEYASSFENEVLEVIPEERYKEDPESGLYEGYTDNYLKVVLPADESMVGKIVRVKINKAGYPYNEGQFVRVVDEQEIFA comes from the coding sequence ATGAGTTACGAGCGTCCGAAAACCGTAGCTATGTCTACATTAGGTTGCAAAGTGAACCATTATGAGACGGAGGCGATCTGGCAACTTTTCAAAGAAGCGGGTTACGAACGCGTAGATTTTGATAAGAATGCGGACGTCTACGTGATTAATACATGCACTGTCACGAATACAGGTGACAAGAAAAGCCGCCAGGTGATCCGGCGCGCCATCCGAAAAAACCCGGACGGCGTCATTTGCGTAACAGGTTGTTATGCCCAGACCTCACCTGCGGAAATCATGGCCATTCCGGGAGTGGATATCGTCGTCGGCACACAGGATCGCGTGAAGCTGCTTGGCTTGATCGACGAATACCGCAACGAGCGCCAACCGATCAATGCGGTCCGCAATATTATGAAAAACCGGGTATATGAAGAGCTGGATGTCCCGGCATTTACGGATCGGACCCGTGCTTCCCTCAAGATCCAGGAAGGCTGCAATAATTTCTGTACATTTTGCATCATTCCATGGGCGCGCGGTTTAATGCGTTCACGTGATCCGCAAGAAGTCATCCGCCAAGCCCAACAGCTTGTCGACGCCGGCTATTTGGAGATTGTCCTGACGGGCATCCATACGGGAGGTTACGGTGAGGATTTGAAGGATTATAACCTCGCACGTCTTCTACGTGATCTGGAATCCGAAGTGAAAGGCTTGAAACGGCTTCGCATCAGTTCCATCGAAGCGAGCCAGTTGACGGATGAAGTCATTCAAGTGTTGAAAGAATCCAAAATCGTCGTACGCCATCTTCATATTCCAATCCAATCGGGTTCCAATACGGTGCTGAAACGGATGCGCCGGAAATACACGATGGAATTTTTCGCGGAACGGTTGGACCGTTTGCGGGAAGCCCTTCCTCAACTGGCGATCACCTCCGACGTTATTGTCGGGTTCCCGGGTGAGACGGAAGAGGAGTTCATGGACACATACAATTTCATCCGTGATCATCGGTTCTCCGAACTGCATGTCTTCCCGTACTCAAAACGGACAGGCACACCGGCAGCACGGATGGAAGACCAAGTGGATGAAGAAGTGAAGAATGAAAGAGTACACCGATTGCTTGAATTGAACGACCAGCTGGCGAAAGAATATGCCTCATCCTTCGAGAATGAAGTGCTAGAAGTCATTCCGGAAGAGCGATATAAGGAAGACCCGGAAAGTGGTTTGTATGAAGGCTATACCGATAACTACTTGAAGGTCGTCCTTCCGGCTGATGAATCCATGGTCGGTAAAATCGTTCGCGTTAAAATTAACAAAGCGGGCTACCCTTATAATGAAGGCCAATTTGTCCGCGTTGTAGACGAACAAGAAATCTTTGCCTAA
- a CDS encoding zinc ribbon domain-containing protein, producing MPTDEELDELNRAFLQSLEEDDPFGLNEKISTIEFKCRDCQELDDVPDFVVADFQVDLKQNEEVEIECPFCGGTMHRAKKIPSESISPGTGTEAL from the coding sequence ATGCCAACAGACGAAGAGCTGGATGAACTGAATCGGGCATTTTTACAATCATTAGAAGAGGATGACCCGTTCGGATTGAACGAAAAAATAAGTACGATTGAATTTAAGTGTCGGGATTGTCAGGAATTAGATGACGTTCCCGATTTTGTAGTGGCAGACTTTCAGGTCGACTTAAAACAGAACGAAGAAGTCGAGATTGAATGTCCTTTTTGTGGTGGGACCATGCATAGAGCGAAAAAAATCCCAAGTGAATCGATTTCACCTGGGACGGGGACAGAGGCGCTTTAG
- a CDS encoding M3 family oligoendopeptidase, whose protein sequence is MITFENFSYQRPDMDAMKRSFQELLALFQSAGTVEEQSRVIEQINTIRGEFSTQENLAYIRASIDTNDEFYQKERDFFDEISPEYQELETDYYRKLVYSPFRPELENLWGNQLFALADNAIRSFSPDVLPLLQQENKLASDYSKLVASAQIQFDGKTLTLAQMGPYTESADRSVRKAAMEASYSFYKTHGERFDEIYDELVKLRHEIATKLGFRNFVELGYVRMNRIDYDAEMVNSFRKQVQNHIVPLANRLYERQAKRIGVDKLKFYDQALNFPNGNAVPQGDAEWIVENGKKMYAELSKETDEFFRFMVERKLMDLEAKKGKEAGGYCTFIDDYDSPFIFSNFNGTSGDIDVLTHEAGHAFQVYSSRSIGIPEYLWPTYESAEIHSMGMEFFTWPWMELFFEEQTDKYKFVHLSDALLFLPYGVAVDEFQHVVYENPQMTPAERKSTWKEIEKVYLPNRDYDGHPYLESGAVWQRQSHIYSSPFYYIDYTLAQICALQFWKRSIENRDEAWRDYVHLCKLGGSKPFTALVAEANLLSPFEDGCVKSVIGTIEEWLDSVDDQALR, encoded by the coding sequence ATGATCACTTTTGAGAATTTTAGTTACCAACGGCCTGACATGGACGCGATGAAGAGGTCGTTCCAAGAACTTTTGGCACTGTTTCAATCCGCCGGAACGGTTGAAGAACAAAGTCGGGTCATTGAACAAATCAATACCATTCGAGGTGAATTTTCGACACAGGAAAATCTCGCATATATCCGCGCTTCGATTGATACAAACGATGAATTTTATCAGAAGGAGCGGGATTTCTTCGATGAGATCAGTCCCGAATACCAGGAGCTCGAAACGGATTATTATCGGAAGCTCGTATATAGTCCATTCCGTCCCGAACTGGAAAATCTATGGGGAAACCAGTTGTTCGCTTTGGCGGATAATGCCATACGCTCATTTTCACCCGATGTGCTGCCTCTCTTACAACAAGAGAATAAATTAGCGTCGGACTATTCCAAACTGGTCGCTTCCGCGCAAATCCAGTTTGATGGGAAGACTTTGACTTTGGCACAGATGGGCCCTTATACGGAGTCCGCAGATCGGTCCGTCCGCAAAGCTGCAATGGAAGCATCTTATTCATTTTACAAAACGCATGGAGAACGTTTCGATGAAATTTACGATGAACTGGTGAAGCTGCGGCATGAAATCGCAACCAAACTAGGCTTCCGCAACTTTGTCGAACTTGGCTACGTACGGATGAACCGGATCGATTATGACGCAGAAATGGTGAATTCATTCCGGAAACAAGTGCAAAATCATATCGTCCCTCTCGCCAATCGATTGTATGAACGGCAAGCGAAACGGATTGGCGTGGACAAGTTGAAGTTTTATGATCAAGCGCTCAACTTCCCGAACGGCAATGCCGTGCCTCAAGGGGATGCCGAATGGATTGTCGAAAATGGAAAAAAGATGTATGCAGAGTTATCCAAGGAGACCGATGAATTCTTCCGTTTCATGGTGGAAAGAAAGCTGATGGATCTGGAAGCGAAAAAAGGGAAGGAAGCTGGAGGTTACTGTACGTTCATAGACGATTACGATTCGCCGTTCATCTTCTCGAACTTCAACGGCACGTCCGGTGACATTGATGTGCTCACCCACGAAGCGGGCCATGCTTTCCAAGTATATTCCAGTCGCTCGATCGGCATCCCCGAATATTTATGGCCCACTTATGAATCAGCCGAAATCCATTCGATGGGCATGGAGTTTTTCACATGGCCGTGGATGGAGCTGTTTTTCGAGGAACAGACCGATAAATATAAATTTGTCCATTTGAGCGACGCTTTGCTGTTCTTGCCGTATGGAGTCGCAGTCGATGAATTCCAGCACGTCGTCTATGAAAACCCGCAGATGACTCCTGCCGAACGAAAATCGACTTGGAAAGAGATCGAAAAGGTGTATTTGCCAAACCGGGATTATGATGGCCATCCGTATTTGGAATCAGGTGCCGTCTGGCAAAGGCAATCCCATATTTACTCCAGCCCGTTCTATTACATCGATTATACGCTCGCCCAAATTTGTGCACTGCAATTTTGGAAACGATCCATTGAAAATCGGGACGAGGCCTGGCGTGATTATGTACATCTTTGCAAACTGGGTGGATCCAAGCCCTTCACAGCCCTTGTGGCAGAAGCCAATCTTCTGTCCCCTTTCGAGGATGGCTGCGTCAAGTCGGTGATCGGGACAATCGAGGAATGGCTCGATTCGGTTGACGATCAAGCGCTTCGTTGA
- a CDS encoding IS91 family transposase yields MRGTSGVIKRILKDHFDGFWQMHSTLFPEAYREDIKETVLKTIRCGSSDVGYARYECLGCEGNPSPVIVCFTCKSRFCNKCGKKYTDDWSTKQQDLIFNVPHRHMVFTIPEELRNIFFHDRKKLNELSRQVAGVFQFYYRRKSRKRNLQAGVITVIHTFGRDLKFNPHIHALVTEGAIDNRNEWCSSDFIPYEFLRKSWQKVLLDLMKKWFPDHPKAQELINDLYRRYPKGFYVNAEQKMKDAKGAAKYIGRYLARPAIAEYRIVGYDGKEVEFWYEDHKTGKRVDVKQSVYRFLFNILQHIPPKHFRMVGRFGLYSRRSYQKANQILSLYAFMRTKQLSMLLERRKKRKTYRERMREAFDQDPFICPCCHREMDLVEIWHADYGILYHYMEGMKIIKRWEKSEDANRRRAG; encoded by the coding sequence ATGAGAGGGACTAGTGGAGTCATCAAAAGAATACTGAAAGACCATTTCGATGGGTTTTGGCAAATGCACTCTACCTTGTTTCCAGAAGCTTATCGAGAGGATATAAAAGAAACCGTCCTGAAAACAATCCGTTGTGGATCCTCGGATGTCGGATATGCGAGATATGAATGTCTGGGTTGTGAAGGGAATCCATCTCCTGTCATTGTCTGTTTCACATGCAAGAGCCGCTTTTGTAATAAGTGTGGAAAGAAATATACGGATGACTGGTCCACCAAACAGCAGGACTTAATCTTTAATGTGCCGCATCGCCACATGGTATTCACCATTCCCGAGGAACTTCGGAATATCTTTTTCCACGACCGCAAAAAATTGAATGAGTTGAGTAGACAGGTAGCCGGGGTCTTCCAATTCTATTATCGTCGTAAAAGCAGGAAGCGCAACCTACAAGCCGGGGTGATCACGGTCATCCATACGTTCGGAAGGGATCTGAAGTTCAATCCACATATACATGCCCTAGTGACGGAAGGGGCGATTGATAATCGGAATGAATGGTGTTCAAGTGATTTCATTCCCTATGAATTCTTACGGAAATCCTGGCAAAAGGTGCTACTCGATTTAATGAAGAAGTGGTTTCCCGATCACCCAAAGGCCCAGGAATTAATCAATGATTTATATAGGCGATATCCGAAAGGATTCTATGTGAACGCAGAACAGAAAATGAAGGATGCCAAAGGGGCAGCCAAATACATAGGCAGATACTTGGCGAGACCGGCCATCGCCGAATATCGCATTGTCGGATACGATGGGAAGGAAGTCGAGTTCTGGTATGAAGATCATAAAACAGGGAAACGGGTGGACGTGAAGCAGTCGGTCTATCGATTCCTGTTCAATATTTTACAGCACATCCCACCAAAACACTTCAGAATGGTGGGCCGTTTTGGGTTGTATAGCAGAAGATCGTATCAGAAGGCAAATCAAATTCTAAGCCTTTATGCCTTCATGCGGACAAAACAACTTTCCATGCTTTTGGAAAGAAGGAAAAAGAGAAAAACATATCGGGAACGGATGAGAGAGGCTTTTGATCAGGATCCGTTTATTTGCCCGTGTTGCCATCGGGAGATGGACTTGGTGGAGATTTGGCATGCTGATTATGGAATCCTGTATCATTATATGGAGGGCATGAAAATTATTAAAAGATGGGAGAAGTCGGAGGATGCCAACAGACGAAGAGCTGGATGA
- a CDS encoding polysaccharide deacetylase family protein, with translation MKKINRRRRSYWIDFTFSVTIITLTVAAIYLIFHTQKQEAAASSKKERQSAAPTIVESIDSNYPGIKIITETSNDRFAPYAIQYPQSLHTDFNEEVSTYINTAKDNYLVLMKENKKLGMDPDGELNVSFETMPHHSGSYSFVLVTNMFTGGKDGTSEIRSFHLNPETGESISLTNLLGGNQNRLEKLSHIVKEAISADASLENYIRTEAVEQYTKADWTHFENFAVTDDALVFYFKEDSFAARVAGPPVISLPIQKVNHLLVDRFQSISEEPSTPIGQETEKPLDGLTSPEVEGPDSGATENGDTVEQDGQTIKKIALTFDDGPDPKVTVQILDILQRHDAKATFFMLGSRVEYYPEIARQVAAAGHELGNHSWNHPDLTKMGAEKAKQEILRTSSMIEEVTGNKATVFRPPYGAVNSEVRNVSGLPVVLWDVDTLDWKHRDPELLLEKVKGSTKNGSIVLMHDIHQSTADGLEAVLSYLQSEGYVFVTVSELE, from the coding sequence ATGAAGAAAATAAATAGGAGAAGACGTTCCTATTGGATTGATTTTACATTTTCGGTGACGATCATCACCCTGACGGTGGCAGCGATCTATCTCATCTTTCACACTCAAAAGCAAGAAGCAGCCGCGTCATCGAAAAAGGAGAGGCAGAGTGCGGCACCGACCATTGTGGAATCGATCGACTCCAATTATCCAGGCATCAAAATCATCACAGAAACATCGAACGATCGCTTTGCACCTTACGCTATCCAATATCCACAAAGCTTACATACGGATTTCAATGAAGAAGTGTCGACATATATCAACACCGCAAAAGACAATTATCTCGTATTAATGAAAGAAAATAAAAAACTGGGGATGGATCCAGACGGGGAGCTCAATGTTTCGTTTGAAACGATGCCTCACCATTCAGGGAGTTATTCGTTCGTGCTGGTGACGAATATGTTCACAGGCGGAAAAGATGGTACGTCGGAAATCCGTTCCTTCCATCTCAACCCGGAAACGGGCGAAAGCATTTCCTTAACGAACCTGCTAGGCGGCAATCAAAACCGTTTGGAGAAATTGTCGCATATTGTCAAGGAAGCGATCTCTGCAGATGCTTCGCTGGAAAATTATATTAGGACGGAAGCAGTCGAGCAGTATACGAAAGCGGACTGGACCCACTTTGAGAACTTTGCTGTCACGGATGATGCCCTCGTATTTTATTTCAAGGAAGATAGTTTTGCCGCCCGAGTTGCCGGACCGCCTGTCATCTCGCTGCCCATCCAGAAAGTGAACCATCTTCTTGTGGACCGGTTCCAATCCATATCCGAGGAGCCATCTACTCCAATCGGACAAGAAACGGAAAAACCGTTGGATGGACTAACTTCTCCAGAAGTGGAGGGTCCTGATTCAGGTGCAACGGAAAATGGGGACACGGTCGAACAAGACGGTCAAACTATCAAAAAAATTGCATTGACCTTCGATGACGGACCGGATCCGAAAGTGACGGTTCAAATCCTTGATATCCTGCAAAGACACGACGCCAAAGCGACCTTTTTCATGTTAGGCAGCCGGGTTGAATACTATCCGGAAATTGCGAGACAAGTCGCGGCAGCCGGACATGAACTGGGCAACCATTCATGGAATCATCCCGACTTGACCAAAATGGGGGCTGAAAAAGCGAAACAGGAAATACTCCGGACGTCCAGTATGATCGAGGAAGTGACAGGGAATAAAGCGACCGTATTCCGACCTCCGTATGGAGCAGTCAACAGCGAAGTCCGGAATGTCTCCGGATTGCCGGTCGTTCTATGGGATGTCGATACATTGGATTGGAAACATCGCGACCCCGAGCTGTTGCTTGAAAAAGTGAAAGGCTCGACCAAAAACGGAAGCATCGTCCTCATGCACGATATCCACCAATCTACGGCGGATGGCTTGGAAGCGGTCCTGTCCTATTTACAAAGTGAAGGGTATGTCTTTGTCACAGTTTCAGAGTTGGAATGA